Sequence from the Mycosarcoma maydis chromosome 4, whole genome shotgun sequence genome:
GCACCGACGGCTGTGTTGGGTGATTTCGCAGCCAATGGACCGCCAGTGCCAGAAGCAGGACGAAGCAAATGAGAGCCTCCACTTGATGAGGAGGCGCGTGACGGTGGGCCACCGGTGGCATTCTGAGGCGAGGATTGATTTGGGGCGTCCTTGAGGTTCATCTGGGCGGTGAGACGCTCCACCTCTGATGATGAGACCGAGTCGGTCATGTTGACTGCAAGACCGCACGCTTTCCAGCTTCACAAGGCTTGCAGGAGCTCGGCTGACTCTTTCGGGACGGtgccgatgccaagctgATGTTCGGAATGTCCGAATGGCGACCCACAGAGCCGAGTAGTCTAGGATGGTTGCGTCGATGTTTGATATATGGCTGAACAGACTGCTAAATAAAGTTGTGCGCTGGTGAAAGCCAAAATCGATCAGGAACAGCGTTGGCCAGCTGTGACGGTTTGGGCGAGACTGAGCTAGAAAGGTGTCGTGATATGACGATAGATGGATGCAAGAAAGGTATAAAAAGTCGATCCAGGTGCACTTCGTCAAGTTGATCACAGTTCTTAATGTGACGAGGAGAAGATGCGATGTGATGCAGATGGCcgcatcagcagcgtcaaATGTAGTTGGCACACGGACCGATTTGCAAAGCGACAACGCCAacgcacagcagcagcattaAATTTGCGATCAGGTCCAAAAGTCACAACTAGTGCTTGAACGCCCAAGATCAACCACAGTCTGAGTtcagaaaaaaaaagggCCAAAAAGGATAAAAATACGCATGTCCTGAGGAAGTTGATCACTAAGTTAAGTCAGTCACACAACTCTGACTGTCTACTGTCAAGGGCATACTTACTCAGCATGGTGGAGATATCGACTGCGGATTGTGTACAAAGTACTGTGCAGCACAGTGCAGTGATGTCTGCGTGTCATATTGCTGCCGTGAACAGTCGTTTTCTACTCAGCATTATTCAGAGGCTGACGTTGTGGTGATTCGATGAAAGTTGGCTAACATCAGCCAGCATGCATACAGAGATAGCCTCAAGATCTCGCGTGGCGAAAAGGTACAAGTAAAGTGAAAGTGTTTGAAgctgcagtcacgagtcctGCCACATTGCACATCAGTAGCTACAGACGGGCATACAGTAGGTTGTTGTTACCAGTCTACAAGATTCGCAACACAAAGTTACCAGGGCGGAAGTTAGGAatcgcttgctcgacaagcacaGCTTGCACACAACAGGGTCATCACCGCCAATCGCCGAGCAGTTAAGCAGCTTCAACTGCGTTCACTCAGTCATCATCACGATGTGCAAGCACCTCGCTTAGCCCCATCAAGCGTTGACGTACGATACGTTTTGTTcaggattcgtgattcgtgattcaggaCTTGCACAGCTGTTAACTAGGTGAGTCAGCTGGGCTCAGACGCTCAAAGCTCCGATCctcgctcggcatcggATTCAAATTGACAACACAAAATTTGCGAGCTGAGGTTGGTGTTCAAATTGCGATCCAATTTTACCAATCTGGTTCAGATCGGGTCCAATGACCCCTTTCACACCTACCCGAAGAAATCCGGATCCTCATCATCAAGCCGCCGTGActtcgtgaatcgtgattcacgttttGTAGCCCTTGAGTCGGCTCCGGTTGGAGCAATCTGCAATCTTTTTGGCTCTCTCAACATTCACAGATTTTCAGATGCCTGAGCCGTTGTTCAAAGTGCCATCCATCCTGGAGCCGCGGAACGACATTCAAGCAGCACCCTTTTGCAGCCAACCAAGTCGCCTGCCAGTACATCTGAATGCATTCGCAGCCTGTCACGCGGCCCAACTTGAAGAGGCTTTTGTTAAGCAATGTAGATGGACCACAATGTGTCCTTTTGCTCTGTCACCAGCGTGAAGGTTGCTTCTAAGATTTGGGCAAGGATACATGGGATCGGCAAACCGAGATTCCAGTGCTCAGCAAGGGACCTGTTGCTCGCTAAAGTGCAGTGTGGAATCTTGAATGTTGAAGTTGAGGCTAAGATTCTCGCGCTTGTGAAGTTGTGTAAAAACGATGCAAAGAGCACATCGCGCTGTGCAAGCCAGAACGTATAGTAACGGTACAGCTGGGGAGCCGGTAAGTCCCCAAAAGCCGACCCGACTTCTTCCAGGCTTTTTCGGAGTTGGGTGCTATTTCTCTTGGAATCTTAGCTGCAAATTGCTGGCTGGCTTTCGCATTTTCGAGGAGGTTGACTGGTCGGATGCCTGGCTTGCCCCGCGTCTTTAGGCCGCCGCGCTCTGGCTATTGGTCCAAGCGCCTTGTTCacttctgctgctgctgctgctcctcaCCGGTTTCCGCATGTGAATGGGGTCGCTTGCACCTTCTCGAGCATGGCGCTCGTGGGTCGGTTAATTCTAAAAGGCTACTTTGTGACCGTCCCTCCGCTTTGTTCTTCCCACACCATCtccatcctcctcctctttcGTAGCATCACTCTTCGCTTGCCTCTTTGTCGAGTGACTTTATCCACAGACGGATCGTGAGTACGCCTGTTTCTTTGCAACCTGCTGTGCACAGATGGGCATGTGGGTCTCCATCCGTGGATCCTGCACCCCGTCACATCATCGAGTCGTATGCGCTCTGATCAAGCTGATCGTGCAAACGATGGCGACGGCCTTGGCCACTGTGTGCAATCGAAAATTTTCGGCTCTGTAGCGCCAGCAAACTGACCAGATCATTGCTCATCTCTCGTTTTCGTTCGTATCCAGATGCCTCGACTCGTTTCCCAATCCACCCtggctgcatcgcttcgatcCACCTCTACTCGATCGATCTCCACctctgctcttcctcgggccactgccgttgctgctcgatccgTCGGCAAGCTCTCCAACAAGACCGCTTTCTCCCAGCTCTCCCGCACCGCCGCTTTCTCCACCTCTGCTCGCATCATGGGCGGTCACGCTGGTGTTGGTAAGGGCGAGGACAACGTCCGTCCCCCTCCCGATCAGGTCCTCCAGGACATTGCCGACTATGTTCACAACTACAAGATTGACTCCAAGGTCGCCTACGACACTGCCCGTCTCTGTCTGCTCGACTCGTTGGGATGTGCCATGGAGGCCCTCCGCTTCCCTGCTGCCGCCAACGTCTGTGGCCCTGTCGTTCCCGGTACCGTGGTGCCCAACGGCGCCCGTGTCATTGGTACCAACTACGAGCTCGACCCCATCCGTGCCGCCTTTAACAACGGCGCCCTGATCCGATGGCTCGACTTTAACGACACCTGGCTCGCTGCCGAGTGGGGTCACCCTTCGGACAACATCGGCTCCATCCTCTCGGTGGCCGACTGGATCAGCCGTACCAACATTGCCAATGGAAAGAAGCCCCTTACCGTTCAAGACGTTCTCACTGCCGCTATCCAGGCTCACGAGATCCAGGGATGCCTCGCCATCGAGAACTCGTTCAACCGCGTTGGTCTTGACCACGTCGTCTTGGTAAAGGTTGCTTCGGCTGCCGTTGTGTCCAAGTTGATCGGCAACACACGTGACCAGACCGTTGATGTCGTCTCGCAGGCTTTCGTCGACGGCCAGTCGCTCCGAACCTACCGTCACGCTCCCAACGCCGGCTCGCGCAAGTCGTGGGCTGCCGGTGACGCCTGCTCGCGTGCCGTTAACCTTGCTCTACTCGTGCAGAAGGGCGAGCAGGGCTACAACTCGGTACTCACTGCCAAGACTTGGGGCTTCTACGACGTGCTCTTCAAGGGAAAGGAGTTCAAGTTCCAGCGCCCTTACGGCTCGTACGTGATGGAAAACGTTCTGTTCAAGCTGGTGCCTGCCGAATTTCACTCGCAGACCGCCATCGAGGGTGCCATCATCCTGCACGGCCGCATGCAGAAGAACGGCAAGACGTCGGATGATATCAAGAGCGTCACCATCAAGACGCAGGAGGCTGCTGTGCGTATCATCTCCAAGTCGGGTAAGCTCAACAACTATGCCGACCGTGATCACTCGCTGCAGTACATCACCGCCATGGGTCTGATCAACGGCAAGCTTGACCCCGAGGACTACTCGGATGAGGTGGCCAAGAACcccaagatcgacgagctgcgtgCCAAGATGTcggtcgaggaggaggcgcgCTACACGACCGAGTACCTCGACCCTGAGCTGCGTTCGATCGGAAACAGTGTCGAGGTTACCTTCAACGATGGCACcaccgactcgatcgcTCTCGACTACCCCGTCGGccacgctcgtcgtcgtgaGGAGGCCAAGCCGCTCAtcaagagcaagctgcaGAAGCACCTCAAGGGCTTCTTCCCCGAGGCGCGCCAGTCCGAGATCGTGGCCCTGCTCGAGGACCACGAGAAGCTCGCTAAGCTTCCCGCCAACGAGTTTGTTGACCTCTGGGTTCGCGACCAGTAGACTGGGCAGCAGCTAGATCGGCGGACGCTCTTGCAACTCGCGTCAAAAATGCTGTAACgtttgagcttgtcgccCGTTCCAGAATAAAATTAAATCGATTGCGTTTCTAGACCATACCAAGCATTGCAGACCTCTTTGTGTGTGGATTCGGCACGATCACGGatacattcacgattcgccgCACTTCATTGAGCAAGTAATTGAGCGTGCGCTGGATGATGGCATTGTATGGCTGTTAGCAACTAGTGACTCTGCGCTGCGAAGCTGTGGTTGCTGAAGCTGAAATCTGCATGGGCGCCAACAGCGATggacgagtcgtgattcacgattgcgacattcacgattcgtcatTTGCCTGTGCGAGCGGAGAAAAGATgaaacaatcacgaattgtgaatcaccgctcaacgaatcacgaaccacgaatcagaGGACAGCGAGCCAGACACGATAATCGCATCATCCCCCGATATCACGTAGTGATTGTGATTGGCAGTGTCATTGCGAGAGTGCTGTATTGCCGCTGTGCTTTGATTCGCAGCGTCACGCGTGCAAGTCGGTCAACAGCTTCTAAGCAAGAGGAGTCGgggcattcacgatccgtgCTGGGTGCTCCGTCCTGTTCGAGTCAGCTTGGTTGGGGTGCAAATTGATTCAAgattttcgtgattcgtgactgggATCAATGAGATCATGCAGCGGCGCGAAGAAAAAGCTGGAAACTCGGCCTTCTCGTTGTCGAGTCGAGAAGAACTCGGCGGGTCCTGGTAACCACCAGAATAGGCCAACTCTTGTCAGTTCCCCGCTCGCTCCTTACCCATCTGACTTTTCAATTCTTCGCGATCAAAAGCACAGCATTCTGTGCCTTCCTTCAGCTATGGCCTCGACACTTCCAAGATCCTTGGTGGGCATCGCTCGGTCGTCGGTGCGAGCTCTGCACAGCTCTGTTGCCACTGCCGCTTCCACTTCGACGCTTTCGCCCGTCGCTGCCGCCCACATGCGGCCTGTCAACGGTTTCGTCGGTGCGATCGGCAACACGCCGCTCATCCGTCTCAACAAGATCAGCGATGAGACTGGCTGCGAGGTACTCGGAAAGGCCGAGTTCATGGAGCCAGGAGGAAGTGTCAAGGATCGTGCTGCACTCTACGTGgtcaaggatgccgaggaACGCGGTCTTATCAAGCCTGGTGGCACCGTTGTCGAGGGCACGGCAGGCAACACCGGTATCGGTCTAGCTCACGTCTGCCGTAGCAAGGGCTACAGGTGCGTCATCTACATGCCCAACACGCAGTCGCAGGAGAAGATCGACCTGTTGCGCATGCTCGGTGCCGAAGTGCACCCTGTTCCCGCCGTTGCGTTTGACAATCCGGACAACTACAACCACCAGGCTAAACGTCATGCCGAACGCCTCGAAAATGCGGTCTGGACGAATCAGTTCGACAACACCGCCAATCGACGCGCTCACATCGAGACTACAGGCCCCGAGATCTGGGATCAGATCGACGGAAACCTCGACGGCTTCATTTGCGCCACCGGAACAGGAGGCACACTCGCCGGCATCACCAGTTACCTCAAGCAAAAGAGCAACGGCAAAGTCCAGTGCTGGCTTGCCGACCCACCTGGCTCAGTGCTCCACTCGTATATCCAGACCAAGGGCAAGCTCATGGACCGCGAAGGTGGTTCCATCACCGAAGGTATTGGTCAAGGCCGAGTTACCGAAAACCTCAAGCCAGACGTTgagaagctcgacaacTCGGTCCACGTTCCTGACGAGgagagcatctcgatggTCTACGACCTGCTCCACGAGGAGGGTATCTACGTCGGAGCCTCGTCGGCGCTCAATGTGGTAGCTGCCAAAAAGATGGCCCAACAGCTCGGTCCCAACAAGACCATCGTCACCATTCTCTGCGACGGTGCGTACCGTTACCAGGCTCGACTTTTCTCGCGCAAGTGGCTCGAgtccaagaagctcgatACCGCCATCCCCGAGCATTTGCAAAAGTACATTGTCTTACCATGAGTGGAATGACGAGATTGTCTTCTTCGCCCGATCCTCCAAACCTCAGCCAAGTCATAGGTAGCACTTGTTCTCTACCTTTCGTGTGTAAAATGCAATGGTGACAAGCGATAGAGGACTGCAGTGACCCCACTTCTGTGACTCCAGTCGCGACGATGTCAAGTGTTTCAATGCGGAATTTCGATGAAATGGTGACACATTCACCATTCTGATTGCAGAGTAGGAGAGATATGCTACAGATAAAATACACTGATTTAGATAGAGTCCATGAAACAGAAAAGTCATGTTAAGATGAAACGACACAGATATGTGTGTACAGGTAATGTCTATTAGAGGAGCGTAGTGATGAGATGGTAATTTTGATCCAAGGAGCCTGTACCGAGAACTGGATGCACGGATCCGCTGGCGGACTCGTTAGACTTCAGAATGCAAAGGTTGCCCAGGCCTCGCTGTCTACGCCACCAGTTGGTCCTGCGAACGATCGATTCGTCAAAGAGACCGGACCACTTTGTCCACAACCTTTCGCTCAGCTCCCACGCCTCTGGGTCCAGGACGTCGTCGCCATGGACGCGCACCGAGGCCAGAGCTTCGTCGGGAGACAGGATCGAAAGCAGCAGATCCAGCGCAAACTCTTCTTCACAAAGCGGGTTGGTAAGGGCATGCTTGAGTAGCCGTGAACGGACCACAGGCCACGGTAGGCAGGCATCCACAAAGGCGCAATGTGGATAGAGAAGTTGTTCAGTAGTTGGCAGCATGTTGGGTGGCATCGTGTTCCATGGTATCGTCGAATCAAAGACCAGACCCTTGCTTGTCTCGTGTGAGCACGGCCTtccgtcgagctcgaggcgaGACAGAAGCTGGGCTACGCCCTCTCCATTGCGAGTCAGACCAAACCGGTGTCCAATAAGCTCGATGGCGCGTGCAAATGGCTGCGAGACAATGGCGATAGGCTGCGAGGCATGCTTGCATCCACCTGCATCAACGATTCGTACATATTGCGAGATGGCTTTTCCCACACGAGAATTCACACATTGGCTTGCCACGGTGTTGTTGGGCAAGAAAAGTCTCTGCGAGAGCGGAGCCAAGGGTGCAGCGTCGGACTCGACCTTGGACTTGGATGGCATCGAACAAGTCGAGGAAGGAGTAGTGTAGGAGCTGTTTTTGCTGCTTTTCTCACTCGCactcgaacagctcgaagaCTGCGAAGTGACACGaagcagatgctcgaaTGACGTCGAGGGTTGCGGCCGGGTTTCTTCTTGTACAGTCCGACAGGAAAAGGGGGGCGCCAAGAACATAGTGTCGGGAGGGATTGAGGATCTGGCAGCAGGCCCAGGTACAAGGGATGGACTGGGAAGAGGATGGCTCATGAGGAATGGATCAGTGTGCATCCCAACAATCTTGAGGCCAATGTTACGCTGAGAGCTGGAGGAACCAACGATGTCATCATAAGTGAGCGACTGCGACGGCGGGGCGAGAGAAGTAGTCTGAAGCAAGTCGGATTCGAGAGGCGCGTAGCTGAGTGGTATGTAAGTGGACACCACCGGCGGCAGTGATGCTGATGGTTGTGGTGGTGGCATACGCAACGCTGCATCCGCCATGAAAGATGTGGGTttgatctcgtccatcCCAAAAAGAGGTGGAGTCGATATGTTGCTGACGATTATCGCTTCAGTCGGTCGCATCCCCTTGCTACTGAGATTTAACACAGTCGGCGTATTGATTTCCGTGCACGTCGAGGTGGGACTCGAAACTTGAGAAGAGAGTGAAACGGTAGACGACGTCAATGAAGAGTCGGTAGAGGCCGAACGCACTCTAGGGTTAGCTGAAACGGGAGAAAGCGACGTGTCGGCAGTCGAATCTGGGCGGGATGGGATGGTAGGCCGGCCCGAAGATCGTTCGTCTAGATAATATGTCGATGAGGATAAGCCGCCGGATCTTGCCAGCCGAGCTTTCTCTCGGAAGCGTCGTTGCGCTAGCTTGTTCTGCGCACGACGACGGTCAAGCAACTGCTGCGGCGTGAGGCCTGCAGTAGTACTGGAACGCATGTTGCTAAAGGCTGTCAAGGTGAGGTTGGGCTATAGATTAGAGACTGTCGCTGAGAAAGCGGAGGAAACGACGAGGTAGAATGCGGCTACAGTTTCTGATGTGGACCTTCGACGACGTGCCAACAGGAGCAAGCAGAAGTTGACAGCTCTAGAAGCTACAGAGATGGGGGAGTGGCGAATTAGCAAAAAGTAGATAGGGTTTGGGTAGCCCAGAGCCTTGCGGCGCTACTTCCTACGATTATATACATCTATGGGCCTAGGCGCGAACAAGCCGTGAGCGCATCTTGACGATCAACAGCGTAGAAAACGCAAAGACAGGGTTGCAGGAAACGAGACTCTGAGAGGAGTTAGACGGATCAGTCAGTAACCCAGCTATGTCTATGGTGCGATAAAGCGGAGGAAGAATTCGCCGGCGTGTTACAGAATGCCACCAATCAcattgtgaatcacaatcacgaatgttcGGCAAACAAAGCAACCGGTGGCCCGCAGCGAACAAGGACCCGGCAATGCGGTCGGATGGGAGATGGGAGAATAGGATCCCGGCATCGGACGATTTATGAGACAACACGCAAGGATCACAAAATGCATgttcaagtcgagcaacgTTGGCACGAGCACTGCAACAGAGGCGGCTTTACTTTTGGCGATACGTATTCTTTGTCTCAAGCACGTATTGTACAGTATATGCAACGGAACTTGGTTTCCGTCGTGGAAATCGCATTAAAAGTTGACCGGAACGGAGGCATAGCCGCTCAGGCTCGGCTCGGCTCGCGAAAGTGGTGGTACGAAACGACGAAAGAGCCTGCATGATTTGCAAATGGAGCAAACCGGAGAGATCCCAAATGCACGGCCGCAGCCGGTAGGTCTGTAAAGTGCAGACGAATTGCAGGCAACTCGAGTAGCTCAAGTCCAGGAAGGAGGGCGCTATACCGATCGACACTGACAAGACTCTGTGGTTGGCGGGACGTTTATGATGGCGCTATCGTGCTGCACGTGCAtagccaagccaagcaacTCCTAACCAAGACCTAGCAGAAGTTCACTGTGACGCAATTCACCACATCCACGACATAAGTCAATTTTGATGCGAGGCGCTCTGAGATGACACATACTGTAGTTGTTCTATCTCTGCCTTTGTCTTCCATTAGCTCACTGCATGGTTGCAGATGGCGATGCGGAAAAGAGCTGCAATTGTTTTAGGCGAAGCAGCTTAGCCGGTCCGGCAACCCGGGATCTCCTCCTTGGTCCACTTCTTGGCGTTGGAATGCGCCACGAGGCTGCGTCTGATACCCGGTAGTCTTGGTTTGTTTCGTCTGTTGAGCACTTCTGCATGAATTTAGCGCTGTGCGATGCGTGAACATCACGATCTAATTCTCTACACTCAGTGCTGCTTCTCTGGCCTTGTCTCTCACTGGGAACATTCACGACTAGGAGCCAATCAACCATCAGGGGCTGGAAGAGACTGCTAGCTCCAGCAGTGTCTGTCACGCATCGTCTGTCCCAGCTGATATTGGTACGACAGTAGCTGCTGATTTTATCCGAGTTTATGCGAGCTCCAGCTCCTTCTTCATGCTAAAACCTTTCgtgagattcacgaatctcCTGATCTTTCCAAAACTAGGACGTGGACTTATCAACTCTTAGAGGGCTTCAGAGAGGCTCTGGTTGCCTTCTGATGGATTAGAGAAATGGGTGTCTCGATCGCCACAAgacaaatcgtgaatgtagCAAAATTCACCTCCATATTTgtgtttttgtttttgtttttgttttgaTTTTGATTTTGATTTTGATTTCTTCCCAATGGCGTGCATAACACGACAAAGAACTTTCCGACGGCCGACGGTGAATATGGGTCGAAACTCTGACATGAccgtcgatctcgatgatCCATTCGAGTGGCACGGATGACCATCACATACTGTAACGAATTTGACTCGACATTCGAGACAGCCAGCCACGAAAATGCGCAGACTTTCATGTGAGCCCAAGCTAACGGCGTTGGAGGAACGTCCGCATCATCAGTCGCCTTGCCATATGCGTCTGGGCCTCTACTTGGAAGCCAATGACGTCGTCCAACCGCAGTCGGTGGTGATTCGTTTTCCCATCCGTTCTCTGCGTTCTTTCGGAGTAGGACTCCGCCCCTTCATGCTGCCAAACTTTACTGCCACGTTGCATCCGCTGCGTTCTCTCTGagccgagcaagcagcTTCGTTCGAGACCCTGGAGCGAGCATAGTGTAGTCAGCCCAGACTGCATGGAACAGACATCAGCTCTCGACAACGCGCGTGGAATGTTTGCAAGCCTGCCAGCCACGTCGTAAATAAAGGTAAAGCAGAGGTCTCTTCGCCTTGCAGTTATCGCAGCTCTTTCTGACTGCTGAGCCGATGGGATGGATCGCgaacaaccacgaacgtCTACAGTAGCTGGGGCAGTCGCTGGGGAGCATCGACGAAAGCCTCCTACTACATGAGAAGCAGAATCTCGGAGAGTTTGCTGGGACAGAAGCCTCGCCGACTTGGATCCACAAAATCGTTCAGCGAcctttcgctttcgcttgAGGCGAAGCTACAGTAACTTGGAGATCAAACAGTGTCCTCTAGTTTGCTTCGCCTGATTGGTCTCTTTTGGGTCAAGGCAGCGCACGTTCACGGTTAACTTAGCTCGTGTCTTGACAATGTTGCGTTTACGCCATAATCGACGCGAGACCTATGGGGACTTGCTTGCGTCGTTGTGGGAACATCAATTCTGTCACTGGGCAGCCTCCTTGATCCGGTTTCGGACCGATCTTGAAGCGCTTCTCTGCTTCAGAGGAGCTGCATGCATGGCCGCCACTCTGCTTGCCGAATTGCCGGCAATGACACCTTTATGGTGCCCTCCATGCGTGAAACCGTTTCAACAACAAGATCCTCCTTTGTCCTTCCTTGACCTAATGCCGCCTTGTCATCATATGGCTGGCATCTCTCTCGCGGCTACAATCAcagaattcacgattcacattcacgattgtggcCGTCGTCACCATGCGCCTGCCtgagagcaagaagagccTCACAGCCTTGTCTCGTGTCGAGCGAAAATTCTCACTCTGTTACACCGCGGAATGTATGCGTGATTCATTTATGATTTTCcgtagtcgtgagtcggaGTTGAAGATACAAtggtcgaccaagaccattTCGGCATAGTCCCTGCGCGATCAAACGGAAATTGCGTGCGATTACCCAGGGTTACTCAACCGCGATTACCCGGGGTTACTCAACCAAACGTGAGCAGAGATGAGATAGCCCTCGCCTACTCTGCAAGAGCCTACCACCGAAAGGCACACAGGCCACGTCCCGCACAGAGCGAAGACGGGAAGGAAAGAGGAGATGGATGTCCCGAGTCGCAGGACGAGCAGTTCACAAAGACATAAATATGCTCACTTTGTATGTAGTCTCGAGTCCAGAAAATCCAAGCGATCTTTTCACCATTTTCTTCCCTTCATCAAAACTGCCGAGAACCATCACGGGTTTTTCCCCTAATTATTCTCAAGTGTCGGAACTCGGCCAAACGGATCACGGATGTAAGGGTTCGAGATTTTTGATAACTTAGAGTGACAACTTGTGAACCTCTGCCAATCACCTCGTACTACCAACAATCTTCCAGCATCCGCACC
This genomic interval carries:
- a CDS encoding putative 2-methylcitrate dehydratase, giving the protein MPRLVSQSTLAASLRSTSTRSISTSALPRATAVAARSVGKLSNKTAFSQLSRTAAFSTSARIMGGHAGVGKGEDNVRPPPDQVLQDIADYVHNYKIDSKVAYDTARLCLLDSLGCAMEALRFPAAANVCGPVVPGTVVPNGARVIGTNYELDPIRAAFNNGALIRWLDFNDTWLAAEWGHPSDNIGSILSVADWISRTNIANGKKPLTVQDVLTAAIQAHEIQGCLAIENSFNRVGLDHVVLVKVASAAVVSKLIGNTRDQTVDVVSQAFVDGQSLRTYRHAPNAGSRKSWAAGDACSRAVNLALLVQKGEQGYNSVLTAKTWGFYDVLFKGKEFKFQRPYGSYVMENVLFKLVPAEFHSQTAIEGAIILHGRMQKNGKTSDDIKSVTIKTQEAAVRIISKSGKLNNYADRDHSLQYITAMGLINGKLDPEDYSDEVAKNPKIDELRAKMSVEEEARYTTEYLDPELRSIGNSVEVTFNDGTTDSIALDYPVGHARRREEAKPLIKSKLQKHLKGFFPEARQSEIVALLEDHEKLAKLPANEFVDLWVRDQ
- a CDS encoding putative cysteine synthase translates to MASTLPRSLVGIARSSVRALHSSVATAASTSTLSPVAAAHMRPVNGFVGAIGNTPLIRLNKISDETGCEVLGKAEFMEPGGSVKDRAALYVVKDAEERGLIKPGGTVVEGTAGNTGIGLAHVCRSKGYRCVIYMPNTQSQEKIDLLRMLGAEVHPVPAVAFDNPDNYNHQAKRHAERLENAVWTNQFDNTANRRAHIETTGPEIWDQIDGNLDGFICATGTGGTLAGITSYLKQKSNGKVQCWLADPPGSVLHSYIQTKGKLMDREGGSITEGIGQGRVTENLKPDVEKLDNSVHVPDEESISMVYDLLHEEGIYVGASSALNVVAAKKMAQQLGPNKTIVTILCDGAYRYQARLFSRKWLESKKLDTAIPEHLQKYIVLP